A genomic window from Desulfobotulus mexicanus includes:
- the thiL gene encoding thiamine-phosphate kinase, translating into MNPKILTILDHYYPEGHPAREILLQHSRMVARKALDAALQIMEEGPDLNFIAEAALLHDIGIGLTHAPGIGCHGKDAYICHGFLGHDILKKEGLPRHALVCERHTGTGLSKEEILKKKLPLPQRDMQPVSLEEEIICYADKFFSKNPGEAGREKPLAIIRSQLARFGDHQLERFDSWHSRFGGTKVKSAGKASWNEFDLIRKLTADKKDPVIPVGPGDDAALLPCLQRPVISTDTQREGVHFLRNWMSFEELGYRAVMATASDLAASFARPVALFVNLGLPPGEREVDILALQQGMLQALGETGGSIAGGNICKAEVLCVDLFMIGEGGEIFPRRSLAKTREGIYVTGFSGDAAAGCHALLSENRKGAEVLIRRFIKPKARFDAAALLSDAGVRCLMDISDGLAGDALHLAKASRLTLALNPDDIPLSPDLLGYASRCGKTPLFFALTGGEDYELLFTAEDSVAEKLSTKLSGITRIGTCLGASEGNITGLPEWATHGFSHG; encoded by the coding sequence ATGAATCCAAAGATCCTGACAATTCTGGATCATTATTATCCCGAAGGCCACCCTGCAAGGGAGATTCTTTTGCAGCACTCCCGCATGGTGGCCCGCAAAGCACTGGATGCGGCTTTGCAAATCATGGAAGAAGGGCCGGATCTCAACTTTATTGCCGAAGCCGCCCTTCTCCATGATATCGGCATCGGCCTCACCCATGCCCCGGGCATCGGCTGCCATGGGAAAGATGCCTACATCTGCCACGGCTTTCTCGGCCACGACATACTGAAAAAAGAGGGCCTGCCCCGCCACGCTCTGGTCTGTGAGCGCCACACGGGAACGGGCCTTTCAAAGGAAGAGATTCTGAAAAAAAAGCTGCCCCTGCCCCAGCGGGACATGCAGCCGGTCTCCCTTGAAGAGGAAATCATCTGCTATGCTGATAAATTCTTCTCCAAAAATCCGGGGGAGGCTGGCAGGGAAAAACCCCTTGCCATCATACGAAGTCAGCTGGCCCGTTTCGGAGACCATCAGCTTGAACGCTTTGACAGCTGGCACAGTCGATTTGGTGGGACAAAAGTAAAATCTGCGGGAAAAGCCTCATGGAATGAATTTGACCTTATCCGAAAACTGACAGCAGACAAAAAAGACCCCGTCATACCCGTGGGCCCCGGAGATGATGCAGCCCTTCTGCCCTGCCTGCAAAGGCCAGTCATATCCACCGACACCCAGAGAGAAGGCGTTCATTTTTTAAGAAACTGGATGTCCTTTGAAGAGCTGGGCTACAGAGCCGTCATGGCTACTGCCAGCGACCTTGCCGCCTCCTTTGCAAGGCCCGTTGCACTTTTTGTAAATCTGGGTCTGCCCCCCGGAGAAAGAGAAGTGGATATCCTTGCCCTGCAGCAGGGTATGCTTCAGGCCTTGGGAGAAACGGGCGGGAGCATTGCCGGTGGTAATATCTGTAAAGCGGAAGTGCTGTGCGTGGATCTCTTTATGATAGGGGAAGGAGGAGAAATCTTTCCCCGCAGGTCCCTTGCAAAAACCAGGGAGGGGATTTATGTGACAGGCTTTTCAGGCGATGCCGCCGCTGGCTGCCATGCCCTTCTTTCCGAAAACCGCAAAGGTGCAGAAGTCCTGATCCGCCGCTTTATCAAACCAAAAGCCCGCTTCGATGCCGCAGCCCTTCTTTCGGATGCGGGCGTCCGCTGCCTCATGGATATCAGCGACGGCCTTGCAGGTGATGCTCTGCATCTGGCAAAGGCATCTCGCCTCACCCTTGCCCTTAATCCTGACGACATCCCCTTGTCTCCGGATCTTCTTGGCTACGCCAGCCGCTGCGGAAAAACCCCCCTTTTCTTTGCCTTAACAGGCGGAGAAGACTATGAGCTTCTTTTCACAGCTGAAGATAGCGTAGCTGAAAAACTGAGCACAAAGCTTTCCGGCATCACACGCATCGGTACCTGTCTTGGGGCATCCGAAGGGAACATCACAGGGCTTCCGGAATGGGCGACCCATGGTTTTTCCCATGGATAA
- the prfB gene encoding peptide chain release factor 2 (programmed frameshift), with the protein MSAELKQRTKDQRAQLLQLRGVFDLEHLSYRLSEIESIIANKDFWDNPEAARPVLQERTLLSGKLESYKKIETAIDDAEMLLEMAVEEGDEETVKDVALQMDGVEESLSDLSLKLMLDGEDDSATAIMSINAGAGGTEAQDWAEMLFRMYSRWVERKGFSMQMVDYQPGDEAGIKGVTFTVSGEFAFGYLKTESGVHRLVRISPFNANGKRQTSFASVFVYPEVNQAIEIDIEDKDLRVDVFRASGAGGQHVNKTSSAIRITHLPTGIVVSCQQEKSQHRNREMAMKVLQSRLYQLEKQKQDEKMQEMHDSKGEIAWGSQIRSYVLHPYQMIKDHRTNHETGNSQAVLDGSLDGFIQAELLRRSHAKGKA; encoded by the exons ATGTCCGCAGAACTGAAGCAGCGCACAAAGGATCAGCGCGCCCAACTCCTTCAGTTA AGGGGTGTCTTTGACCTCGAACACCTCAGCTACCGCTTAAGTGAAATTGAATCCATAATAGCCAACAAAGATTTCTGGGACAACCCCGAAGCCGCCAGGCCTGTTCTTCAGGAACGCACCCTCCTTTCAGGCAAACTGGAAAGCTATAAAAAAATCGAAACAGCCATTGATGATGCGGAAATGCTTCTGGAAATGGCCGTGGAAGAAGGGGATGAAGAAACCGTAAAAGATGTGGCCCTTCAGATGGATGGGGTGGAAGAAAGCCTTAGTGATCTTTCCCTAAAGCTCATGCTGGACGGAGAAGATGATTCCGCCACAGCCATCATGTCCATCAATGCCGGTGCCGGAGGCACGGAAGCCCAGGACTGGGCGGAAATGCTCTTCCGCATGTACAGCCGCTGGGTGGAGCGCAAGGGTTTTTCCATGCAGATGGTGGATTATCAGCCCGGAGACGAGGCGGGTATCAAAGGTGTAACCTTCACCGTAAGCGGAGAATTTGCCTTTGGCTATCTCAAAACCGAATCCGGAGTCCACAGACTGGTACGCATTTCCCCCTTCAACGCCAACGGCAAAAGACAGACCTCCTTTGCCTCGGTTTTTGTTTATCCTGAGGTGAATCAGGCAATCGAAATTGACATCGAAGATAAGGATCTGCGGGTGGATGTATTCCGGGCTTCCGGTGCAGGAGGTCAGCATGTGAACAAGACCAGCTCCGCCATCCGCATCACCCATCTGCCCACAGGCATTGTGGTCTCCTGCCAGCAGGAAAAATCCCAGCACAGAAACCGGGAAATGGCAATGAAGGTTCTGCAGTCCCGCCTGTATCAGCTGGAAAAACAAAAGCAGGATGAAAAAATGCAGGAAATGCATGACAGCAAGGGAGAAATTGCCTGGGGTTCCCAGATACGCTCCTATGTGCTCCATCCCTACCAGATGATCAAGGACCACAGAACCAACCATGAAACGGGCAACAGTCAGGCCGTGCTGGACGGTTCTCTGGACGGCTTCATTCAGGCGGAACTGCTCCGCAGAAGCCACGCAAAGGGCAAGGCATGA
- a CDS encoding STAS domain-containing protein, with translation MSQIVKEQDWTTVIPGVDIVASMANDFRTELQNLIQESSGDIQLDLAGVEMVDSVGIGVIIATHNSLNRQGRKLKVVNVAKDIYSLFSTMRLDRHFSVESIGS, from the coding sequence ATGAGTCAGATTGTAAAGGAGCAGGATTGGACCACTGTCATTCCCGGCGTGGATATTGTTGCGTCCATGGCCAATGATTTTCGTACGGAACTTCAGAATCTTATTCAGGAAAGCAGCGGGGATATCCAGCTGGATCTTGCTGGTGTGGAAATGGTGGATTCTGTTGGTATCGGCGTTATTATTGCTACCCATAATTCCCTGAACCGCCAGGGGCGTAAGCTGAAGGTTGTCAATGTGGCCAAAGATATTTACAGTCTGTTCAGCACCATGCGTCTGGACCGGCATTTTTCCGTAGAATCCATCGGGTCCTGA
- the lnt gene encoding apolipoprotein N-acyltransferase: MTKQKKHNTGLKESQCESAPLTGENTPFSLPPSATAALCGTATFAAFPPLGLWPILFITLILPIRNAATMDKGGRAFRLGFIFGFFFFSATLHWLAYTVQTFGGLPWPAALGALGLLASYMALYPAFFFLFVHHLYRKKKNILILAPAAWTALEFIRGHLFTGFPWAQLGHGLADVPLLIQSADIGGAYLLSFAIVMVNLTLAFPGKKGENFIIPLCLWLLLGIYGHFRIKDIDKTIALAPAIEVSILQGNLPPDQKWDPSLQKETLNRYHKLMKKAPEGENRLFLWPETATPFYLFTDMAPTRQFLSQIRESGGYHLTGSPVYETDSSGKYLFFNTSYLISPEGDILARYDKRHLVPFGEYIPLKRYLPFLDQFIVPAGEFTSGIHPPVLAFQDTFIAPLICFESVFPYIAREAVAKGAELLAVQTNDAWFGNTGGPAQHLAFSQFRAVEFRRAVIRSANTGISVLILPTGRIVEKTAMNTTEILNVRAPLFKEKSIYARIGDFFAWTCLFVIVLYFMASALPLHKKAAGRSA; the protein is encoded by the coding sequence ATGACAAAACAAAAAAAACATAACACAGGGCTAAAGGAATCTCAATGTGAATCTGCTCCTTTGACCGGAGAAAATACTCCCTTTAGCCTGCCACCTTCGGCCACAGCCGCCCTCTGTGGTACAGCAACCTTTGCCGCCTTCCCGCCCCTTGGACTATGGCCCATCCTTTTTATCACCCTCATCCTTCCCATACGAAACGCCGCCACCATGGACAAGGGTGGCAGGGCTTTCCGCCTTGGATTCATCTTCGGGTTTTTTTTCTTTTCAGCAACACTGCACTGGCTGGCTTACACCGTACAAACCTTCGGCGGCCTTCCCTGGCCTGCAGCCCTGGGAGCCCTCGGACTTCTGGCTTCCTACATGGCCCTTTATCCGGCCTTTTTCTTTCTTTTCGTCCACCACCTTTACCGGAAGAAAAAAAATATTCTTATCCTTGCCCCAGCTGCATGGACAGCCCTTGAGTTCATACGGGGTCATCTTTTTACAGGTTTTCCATGGGCACAGCTGGGCCATGGCCTTGCCGATGTCCCCCTTCTCATACAGTCAGCAGACATAGGCGGAGCATATCTTCTTTCCTTTGCCATTGTCATGGTAAATCTGACCCTGGCCTTTCCCGGAAAAAAAGGGGAAAATTTCATCATCCCCCTCTGCCTCTGGCTTTTACTCGGAATTTACGGACATTTCCGCATCAAAGATATAGATAAAACCATAGCCCTGGCTCCAGCCATTGAGGTTTCCATCCTTCAGGGCAACCTTCCACCGGATCAGAAATGGGACCCTTCCTTGCAAAAGGAAACCCTGAACCGTTACCACAAACTAATGAAAAAAGCCCCTGAAGGCGAAAACCGCCTTTTCCTCTGGCCGGAAACAGCCACCCCCTTTTATCTCTTCACGGACATGGCTCCCACCCGCCAATTTCTTTCCCAGATCAGGGAATCCGGTGGATATCACCTCACCGGCTCACCCGTCTATGAAACAGATTCCAGCGGGAAATATCTTTTCTTCAATACCAGCTATCTCATCAGCCCCGAAGGAGATATTCTTGCACGCTATGACAAACGCCACCTGGTACCCTTTGGCGAATACATCCCCCTGAAACGCTATCTGCCATTTCTTGATCAGTTCATTGTTCCCGCAGGAGAATTCACCTCCGGCATACATCCGCCCGTACTTGCCTTTCAGGATACGTTTATCGCCCCCCTGATATGCTTTGAAAGCGTGTTTCCTTATATTGCAAGGGAAGCTGTAGCAAAGGGGGCTGAACTCCTTGCCGTCCAGACCAATGATGCATGGTTCGGGAACACCGGCGGCCCTGCCCAGCACCTCGCCTTCAGCCAGTTCCGCGCCGTTGAGTTCCGAAGAGCCGTCATACGTAGTGCCAACACTGGCATCAGTGTCCTTATCCTGCCCACTGGACGCATAGTGGAAAAAACAGCCATGAATACCACAGAAATCCTCAACGTCCGGGCACCCCTTTTCAAAGAAAAAAGCATCTATGCCCGGATCGGGGATTTTTTTGCATGGACCTGTCTCTTTGTGATAGTATTATATTTTATGGCATCAGCCCTGCCCCTTCATAAAAAAGCGGCGGGCAGATCTGCCTGA